ATCAACGCCCTGCGGATGGCTGGAACTTGTGCCTGTGAAACGGAATTCCTAACTCCGATTTTCCTGTTCGAGAGGCCCGGCCAGGCGGTTATGCTCGCCGGGCCTATCGAGGCAATGCACAGGTAAAGGGAAGGGATTGCTCGGTGAGATCGAGGAGAGGCCGGCCGCACGGTATACGTGCGGCGGGTCTGGGCATGTTGCTCGCGCTGGTCGCGAGTATTTTGGGAGAGGGTCCCGCGATCGCGGCCGGGACGACGCCCGAGGACGAAGGAATCATCAACCCGATTCCGGCGACCGACCGTGGCCGGATCCTCGAGTTGTGGAAGAACGGCGGCCCGGGCGTCAAAGCGGCGGCGGAAGTCGCGCTCATGGGCACCGACGACGACGTCCGTCGTTTTCTGGCCGATGAGAAGGAAATCGCCGAGAAGCACGACGACCGCATCACCTCGGTGCAACTCGTCAGCATCGGCGGCCGTGGGGTGCGGGAGGCCGCGCAGAAGGCGCTGGCCGGTTCGCACGAGGATGTGCGTGCGTTCCTGAAGGACGGCTGGCAGGCGCCGTTGGAGCAGGATCAGCGGGTCCGGGTCACGCAGATCGTCACCTTCGGCGGTCGCGGTGTCGAGGATGCCGGCAAGGCCGCGCTGGCCGGGACGCCCGATGACGTGCGCGCGTTCCTGAACGACGGCCAGTACTCGGCCCAGGAAGCCGACGACCGGGTGCAGCTCATGCAGATCATGAGTGCCGCGGGACCGGCGACGAAGGAGGCCGCGAAGGTCGCCCTCGCCGGATCGCCCGCGGACGTACGCGAGTTCCTGCGGGTGGGCCAGCACGTCGCCCGCAGCCGCGACCAGGAGCGGGCCACCGTCGCCCAGTTGGCCGAGCGGGCCAGGGCCGCGGGCAGGCAGGCGGCCAAGGAGACCGAGGCCGCGAAGGAGGCTTCGGAGCGCGCGGTCGTCGCCACGAAGCTGGCCAAGGAGGCCGCGAAGGAGGCCGCCCAGGAGACCGAGAAGGCCCGCAAGGACGCCGGTCGCGCGGCGAGTTGGGCCAATCGCGCGGCCGACGCGGCGAACCAGGCCGCCCAGGCCGCGCAGGAGGCCATCAACGCGGCCCGTGCGGCGAACACTTCGGCCCGCATCGCGGCGAACGCCGCGTCGCAGGCGGCGTCCGCCGCGGCCGGTGCCGCCCAGGCGGCCTCCCGCGCCCGCGGTGCCGCGGCCGCCGCGGCGTCCGACGCCGGCAAGGCCGCCGACGCGCGCAAGGCGGCCGAAGAGGCACGCAACGCAGCGAAGGGGGCCCGGCTCGCGGCGGAGGCCGCACAGCAGGCCGGCAACGCCTCGATAGCGGCCGGTTCCGCGGCGACCGCCGCGGCGAGCGCCGGCGCCAACGCCGAGGCCGCGGCCAACGCCGCCGGCGAGGCGGGCGGATTCGCCTCCGAGGCCGGTGCGCAGTCCGCCCGCGCGAGGGAGGCGGCCGCCGCGGCGCGCCGCCACGCGCGCGAGGCGACGCGTGCGGCGGGCGCGGCCCAGTCGCTCGCCAAGGACTCCGCACAGGCCGCCTACCAGGCGCGGGACGCGGCCAACTCGGCTGCCGAACACGCCGAGAACGCGGCGAAGGCGGCCGAGGAGGCCGCCAAGCACGCCGGTGACGCGGCCAAGGCGGCGAAGGAGTCCACGGCCCACGCCGAGGCCGCCAAGAAGGCGGCGGACATCGCCACCGACGCGGTGGACAAGGCCCGCAAGGTCCAGGAGCTGGCCCGCAGGACCGAGGCCGAAGACCTGGCGATCCGCACCGCCGCCGCCATCGAGCAGGCCAAGGACCTCAAGATCGCGGACGAGGCGCGCAAGGCGGAGGCGGCCCGCAAGGCCGCCGAGGCCAAGGACCTCGACGCCGAGGCAGCGCGCCTGGCAGCCGAGGCCGCGCAGCCGGGTGCCGACGCCGGGCAGGTCGCGCGCAAGGGCCGCCGGGTGGCGTTCCTGGCGATGGCCGGCCGTGGTCCGTGGAGCCGGTCGGCCGCCGAGTTCGCACTCGCGGGCTCCGATGCCGCCGTCCGAGACTACGTCCGGTCCGGCTGGAAGAAGGCCGCGCAGGAGGACGAGCGCGCCCGGGTCGAACGCCTGGCGGGCGAATCCGACTACGCCGACGTCCGGACCGCCGCGGAGCAGGCCCTGGCGGGTGACGCCGGGCAGATCACCGAGTTCCTCCGCGTCGGACAGCACGCCGCCGCGGCCCACGACTACCGCGTGCGTGTGGTGCAGATCGCCACCGACAGCGAGCGGGGCGTCAAGGAAGCCGCGCAGGCGGCGCTGAAGGACGGCTCGACGGACAAGCTCCGCGAGTTCCTCGACTCCGGACGGTTCGCCGCCCAGGAGTCCGACGACCGCGTCCGTGCGGTGCAGCTCGCCGGCACCGGCGGCCCCGAGGTCAAGGCGGCCGCGAAGGTCGCGCTCGAGGGCCCGCGGCAGCTGCTGCGCTCGTTCATCCGGGCCGGGCAGTACAAGGCGGCCCGCAAGGACCTCCTCACCGCCACCCACATCGCGCAGGTGAAGGGCGTCATCTCCGGCGCCGCCGCCGTCGCGGCCACCGCGCAGAAGCAGGCGTCGGAAGCCGCCCGCGTCGCGGCGATCGCCCGCAAGGCGGCCGAGGAGGCCAAGAAGTACGCCAAGGACGCCGAGGCCTCGGCCAAGCAGGCCGACACCTACGCGGACCAGGCCAAGGCCTCCGCCAAGGACGCCGAGGCGTCCGCGGCCGACGCCGCCCGCTCGGCGAAGACCGCCCGCGACGCGGAGGCGGCGGCGCACAAGGACGCCCGCGCCGCGGACAGGTCCGCGGACCGGGCCGACGCCTCGGCCTCGTCAGCGGCGTGGTTCGCGGACCAGGCCAACGGTTACGCCGCCCAGGCACGCTCTTCCGCCGTCGCGGCCGGCAAGGATACCGAGGCGGCCGAGCAGGCCGAGCACGAGGCCTGGGACGCCTACGTCGTCAAGGCCCGCGCGGAGCGCGAGGCCAAGCGGCGCGCCGAGGCCAAGAAGGAGAAGGAAGAAGAGAAGGAGGCCATCGAGCAGGCCCAGAAGGAGGCCGAGGAGGAGGACGAGACCGACTGGTGGGGCATCACCAAGGAGGTCGGCCACGGCGCCCTCGACCTCGTCGGCCTGATTCCCGGCCTCGGTGAGCCGGCCGACCTGCTGAACTGCGCCTGGTACGGCGCGGAGAAGGACGCCCTGAACGCCGGGCTGTCCTGCGCGGGTGCCGTTCCCGGCGCCGGCTGGGTCGCGGTGGGCGGCAAGTGGGTCAAGAAGGGCTCGGGCCTCTTCAAGAAGCTCTTCGGCAAGGTCCCGGGCTGCAACAGCTTCACCCCTGAGACGCCCGTGGTGATGGCCGACGGCTCCACCAGGCCGATCCGGAACGTCAAGATCGGTGACAAGGTTCTGGCCACCGACCCCGTCGGGGGCCGGACCGAGGCGAAGCCGGTCGAGGACGTCATCACCGGCGACGGCTCCAAGCACCTCGTCGCGCTCACCGTCGACACCGACGGCGACAAGGGCGGCGCCACCGGCACCGTCACGGCGACCGACGCCCACCCGTTCTGGCTGCCCGACCAGCACGCCTGGGTCAAGGCCCGCGACATCAGGCCGGGTGCGCTGCTGCGTACCTCCTCGGGCACGTCCGTGCAGGTCACGGCGGTACGCGCGTGGACCGCGGCCCAGCAGGTCTTCAACCTCACCGTCAGTGACCTCCACAG
The window above is part of the Streptomyces syringium genome. Proteins encoded here:
- a CDS encoding polymorphic toxin-type HINT domain-containing protein; this translates as MLLALVASILGEGPAIAAGTTPEDEGIINPIPATDRGRILELWKNGGPGVKAAAEVALMGTDDDVRRFLADEKEIAEKHDDRITSVQLVSIGGRGVREAAQKALAGSHEDVRAFLKDGWQAPLEQDQRVRVTQIVTFGGRGVEDAGKAALAGTPDDVRAFLNDGQYSAQEADDRVQLMQIMSAAGPATKEAAKVALAGSPADVREFLRVGQHVARSRDQERATVAQLAERARAAGRQAAKETEAAKEASERAVVATKLAKEAAKEAAQETEKARKDAGRAASWANRAADAANQAAQAAQEAINAARAANTSARIAANAASQAASAAAGAAQAASRARGAAAAAASDAGKAADARKAAEEARNAAKGARLAAEAAQQAGNASIAAGSAATAAASAGANAEAAANAAGEAGGFASEAGAQSARAREAAAAARRHAREATRAAGAAQSLAKDSAQAAYQARDAANSAAEHAENAAKAAEEAAKHAGDAAKAAKESTAHAEAAKKAADIATDAVDKARKVQELARRTEAEDLAIRTAAAIEQAKDLKIADEARKAEAARKAAEAKDLDAEAARLAAEAAQPGADAGQVARKGRRVAFLAMAGRGPWSRSAAEFALAGSDAAVRDYVRSGWKKAAQEDERARVERLAGESDYADVRTAAEQALAGDAGQITEFLRVGQHAAAAHDYRVRVVQIATDSERGVKEAAQAALKDGSTDKLREFLDSGRFAAQESDDRVRAVQLAGTGGPEVKAAAKVALEGPRQLLRSFIRAGQYKAARKDLLTATHIAQVKGVISGAAAVAATAQKQASEAARVAAIARKAAEEAKKYAKDAEASAKQADTYADQAKASAKDAEASAADAARSAKTARDAEAAAHKDARAADRSADRADASASSAAWFADQANGYAAQARSSAVAAGKDTEAAEQAEHEAWDAYVVKARAEREAKRRAEAKKEKEEEKEAIEQAQKEAEEEDETDWWGITKEVGHGALDLVGLIPGLGEPADLLNCAWYGAEKDALNAGLSCAGAVPGAGWVAVGGKWVKKGSGLFKKLFGKVPGCNSFTPETPVVMADGSTRPIRNVKIGDKVLATDPVGGRTEAKPVEDVITGDGSKHLVALTVDTDGDKGGATGTVTATDAHPFWLPDQHAWVKARDIRPGALLRTSSGTSVQVTAVRAWTAAQQVFNLTVSDLHSYYTRAGAAPVLVHNASCPVGFRDLGGNKFESPGGLVYGPGSAHGHRLDHVLAHATPDPSKVKHSVFANGNQRDIVNLIDEGWAKRGAHVPGDPAAFIVPMGKAVGTAGEQSLRIVVAPGTNKIISAYPWA